From the genome of Frankiaceae bacterium:
GCTCGGGGCCGACGGTCCCCGCGGTCTGCTCAGCTTCGTCCGGGCGTTCGACCCCGACGCGACGGAGGCGGCGTTCGAGGTGGTCCGTAAGGATGCCCCGCCGTCGCTCGTGATGTGGGCCTCCGACGACGCGTGGCTGTCGACGGCCGTGGGCCGTCGCGTCGCGGGCGACCTGCCGGGGGCGTCGTACGTCGAGGTCGCCGACGCGGGCCACTTCCTCCCCGAGGACCGGCCGGAACGCGTGGCCGAGGAGATCGCGGCGTTCCTCGCCGAGGTGTAGAGGGTTCCTTCGTTTCGCGCCGGATCACCCGAATCGCGTGCGACGCTCGGTCGTATGAGCCTTCGCAACCCTGTCGTGTCCCTCGCCGCGCTCATCGTCCTCGTCGGCGGTACGGGCGTCGCGACCGCCGCCACCGGAGGCACGTTCCTCCTGGGCCGCAGCAACTCCGCCGGCGCGCGGACCGGCCTGACCAACACCGCCGGTACGCCGCTGTCGCTCTACGCGAAGACCGGCTACCCGCCGCTCGCGGTCAACAGCGAGGTCAAGGTCTCGAAGCTCAACGCCGACCGGATCGACGGCCTGGACTCGGCGTCGTTGCAGCGCAGGGTCACCGGTACGTGCCCGGGCGGCGCGGTGTCGGCCGTCGCGTCGAACGGCACCGTGACGTGCGCGACGGCGCCCACGAAGTTCTCCGTGAGCGGCGGGTGGGGGCCGTCCGCCGCGCCGGTCGACACCGCCATCGCGACCGTGGGCGGCGTGACGTTCCACGTCCGCTGCAAGGTCGTCGAGGAGTTCGAGGGGCCGCGGTTGTTCATGACCGGCTACTTCACCGGCAGCGGGATCGCGAACGGCCACACGGTGACGACGCTGTACTCGGACGTCGACTCGGTCGATCCCGTCGGCAACGCCATCCCCGCGGGCGGGACGGGAGCGAGCCTGAAGGAGATCGACGCGCCGGGGACGCAGTTCTCGCGGCAGACGGCCGTCGTCATGGTCGCCGTCGGCAGCGCGGTGTCGCAGTGGACGCTGCACCTGTTCGCCGACGCGCGGGACATCGGCTCCGTGTCGTCCAAGCCCTGCACCGTCTGGGGAACGGTCGTCTAGTCAGCAGCCGGGCGCGCGAGGAGCGCGGCCGCGACGGCAGTGATGACCAGCCCCCCGGCGATCTGGATGCCGCCCCAGCCGTCGCAGCGAGGGTCCGCGGACACGGCCGGCCCCACGCCGACGAGGTTGACCGCGAGCGCGAGGGCCCCGACCACGATGTCGAGCAGGAACGCGTCCGCGGTCCGGTCGGGACGCGCGAGGACGAACGCGACGAAGAAGCCGAGCCACGGGTGGACGATCAGCGTCGCCCACGTGGTGAGCACCTCGAGCCCGGGCAGGCCGCACGCCGGGTCCGTCACGGCGTGCGTCACCAGCAGGCCCCCCAGGAACGCCGCGTACGCCAGCGCCGCGGCGAGCATCCCGACCGCCCACCAGGGCAGCCGGCGCAGGGCGTTCATCGTCAGTCGGCGTTCCAGTAGCGGCTTCCGGACAGCACGAGCGCGGCCGCGCCGACCAGCCCCGCCTCCTGGCCGAGCGCGGCGGGGACGACGCGCACCTTGCGCGCCCAGTCCATCCGCGCGTGCCGCCGGAACGTCTCCTCCAGCGGGTCGAAGATCATCGGCCCGGCCTGCGACAGGCCGCCGCCGATCGACACGACCTCGACGTCGAGCAGGTGCGTGGCCGACGCGATCGCGACGCCGAGCGCGCTGCCCGCGCGGGCCAGCGCCTCGCGCGCGACGGCGTGCCCGCGGGCGGCGTCGTCGGCGACGTCGCGGGCGGTGCCCTTCGGATGCCCCCAGCCGTTCGCGCGCGCCCACGCCGCGACCGCGGGGCCGCGCGCGATCGCCTCCAGGCAGCCGCGGCCGCCGCACTCGCACTCGGGCCCCTCGGGGTCCACGACGACATGGCCGATGTGGCCCGCGTTGCCGCTGTAGCCGTCGACGAGGTGACCGCCGAGGACGAGCCCGCCGCCGACACCGGTGGAGACGACCATGCCGAGGACGTTCGCGTTGCCGCGACCGGCGCCGCGCCAGTGCTCGCCGACGGCGACGCAGACGGCGTCGTTGTGCACGCGTACGGGGATGTCCGGGAACATCTCCCGGAGCCGGTCACGCAACGGGAAGTCGCGCCAGGCGGGGATGTTCAGCGGCGACACGTGGCCGTCGGGCCAGGTCATCGGGCCGCCGCAGCCGACCCCCACCCCGGCGAACGACCGCGCGCCGATGCCCGTCGTGAACCTGTCGAGCAGGGCCACCACGGTCTTCCACAACGTCTCGCCGTCGAGCCTGCGGCCGTGCGGCGTCGGCACCCGCGCGGCGGCGGAGACGCGGCCGCCGCGGTCGACCACGGCGGCGGCGAGCTTGGTGCCGCCGATGTCGAGCGCGAGGACGTTGCCGCGGGCCGGCACTACTGCGACCCGAACGCGACGATGCTGGCCGTGAAGCCGTGCAGGTAGTTGCGCCCGCCGACCGGCCCGATCTCACCGGCCGCGAAGAACCCCGCGACCGGCGCGTGCGCGAAGTGCTCGGCGACGAGCTTGGGGTCGTGGTCGGCGGAGGGGAAGAGGTTGGCGCCACGGCCGTTGCAGGAGAACAGCAGCGCGCCCTCGACCAGACCGGGCCCGCCCAGCAGCGCGGGCCCGGCGAGCAGCGCGCGCAGGTCCTCGTCGGCGGCCTGCGCGTCGCGGACCTGGAAGCGCACCGTACGGCCGACCTCCACGAGGTCGCCGACGACCAGCCCGTCGCGGGAGTCGTCGACGCCGAGCACGCCGCGGATGAGGAAGTCGCCGCGGTCGTGCACCTCGACGTACTCGTCCATCGCCACGCCGATCTGCAGGCCGCGCGACGCGAGCGCCTGCTCGTCGGCGGGCAGCTCGGCGACGATCTCCTCGAGTTTCTTCACCGCTGGCACGCCGGCGAGCTCGAGGATGACGTTGCCCTCGGCCTTGGTCACGACCATCGTCGGGCCGATCGGCCGGCACCCCTGCGAGACGACCGTCGTCGCGCCGACGGGGCCGCGCAGCAGCGCGCCGACCGCGCCGCGGTCGACCACGCGGCCGTCCACGAGCAGCCGCGAGCCGCCAGGCCCGAGCATCCCGCTGGCGAGGCCGCCGGCGACGGGCAGGCCGGCGGCGGTGTCGTTGAAGCGCGAGACGAACCCGTCCGCCGGGAACGAGTACGGGTCGGCGAGCAGCAGGCAGAGGTCGCTCTCGGCGGCGTTCTCGGGGAGGCCGACGACGGCGAGGCTCTCCGGCGTGCGCATGACCTCGAGGTGGAACGTCCGGATCGTCGTCCGCGGCAGCACCGCCGCCCAGACGCTGACGGCGCTGCTGGCCTCGACGGCGCGTTCGTCGCCGATGACACCACCGGCCGAGCAGCCGAGCGTCGTCGCGCCGCCGGCCATCGCCGACACGCGCGCGAACGCGTCCTCCACGGACGCCGGGTCAGGCCCGCACGCGAAGGCGCAGACCAGCGTCGGCTCGATCCCGCCGAGGGACGCGAGCGCCTGCGCCGTCGCCCGCTCCGCCGCGACGACGAGGTCAGCGTCCGCGGCGAGCCCGTCACCGAACCGTCCCATGCCCCCAGTCTCCACCACCGCCCCCGCCCACGCGCAGCCCCGCCCCCACGCAGCCCCGCCCCCACCCCGCGCGCCGCCCCGCCCCCGTGCGGCGTTTCGTTGACGTAACGTGCCCTGGTCGACGTTCCGTTGACGAAACGCCGCACGATGGCCGGCCACGGCGGCGCGAAAGTCCCCGTGCGCGGGGCGGGACGCTGACGTAGCGTGGTCAGGTGACCCCACCCCCCGCCACGACCGCCGGTGAGCTGCGCGCGAGCGGCGCGGCGTACGAGACCGTCAAACACGAGATCCGGCGCAACCTGCTGGCCCGGCTGCGCGAGGGGGGCAACCGGTTCCCCGGGATCGTGGGCTTCGACGAGACGGTGCTCCCGCAGCTCGAACGCGCGCTGCTCGCCGGCCACGACCTCGTCCTGCTGGGCGAGCGCGGGCAGGGGAAGACCCGGCTGATCCGCACGCTGGTCGGCCTGCTGGACGAGTGGACGCCGGTCGTGGACGGCTGCGAGATCAACGACCACCCGCTCGCGCCGTCCTGCAACGCCTGCCGCCGCCGAACGACGGAGCTCGGCGACGACCTGCCCGTCACCTGGCGGCACCGCTCCGAGCGCTACGGCGAGAAGCTCGCCACCCCCGACACCTCCGTCGGCGACCTCATCGGCGACGTCGACCCCATCAAGGTCGCCGAGGGCCGCACGCTCGGCGACCCCGAGACCGTGCACTACGGCCTCGTG
Proteins encoded in this window:
- a CDS encoding FIST N-terminal domain-containing protein, with protein sequence MGRFGDGLAADADLVVAAERATAQALASLGGIEPTLVCAFACGPDPASVEDAFARVSAMAGGATTLGCSAGGVIGDERAVEASSAVSVWAAVLPRTTIRTFHLEVMRTPESLAVVGLPENAAESDLCLLLADPYSFPADGFVSRFNDTAAGLPVAGGLASGMLGPGGSRLLVDGRVVDRGAVGALLRGPVGATTVVSQGCRPIGPTMVVTKAEGNVILELAGVPAVKKLEEIVAELPADEQALASRGLQIGVAMDEYVEVHDRGDFLIRGVLGVDDSRDGLVVGDLVEVGRTVRFQVRDAQAADEDLRALLAGPALLGGPGLVEGALLFSCNGRGANLFPSADHDPKLVAEHFAHAPVAGFFAAGEIGPVGGRNYLHGFTASIVAFGSQ
- a CDS encoding ROK family protein, which gives rise to MPARGNVLALDIGGTKLAAAVVDRGGRVSAAARVPTPHGRRLDGETLWKTVVALLDRFTTGIGARSFAGVGVGCGGPMTWPDGHVSPLNIPAWRDFPLRDRLREMFPDIPVRVHNDAVCVAVGEHWRGAGRGNANVLGMVVSTGVGGGLVLGGHLVDGYSGNAGHIGHVVVDPEGPECECGGRGCLEAIARGPAVAAWARANGWGHPKGTARDVADDAARGHAVAREALARAGSALGVAIASATHLLDVEVVSIGGGLSQAGPMIFDPLEETFRRHARMDWARKVRVVPAALGQEAGLVGAAALVLSGSRYWNAD
- a CDS encoding sigma 54-interacting transcriptional regulator, whose translation is MTPPPATTAGELRASGAAYETVKHEIRRNLLARLREGGNRFPGIVGFDETVLPQLERALLAGHDLVLLGERGQGKTRLIRTLVGLLDEWTPVVDGCEINDHPLAPSCNACRRRTTELGDDLPVTWRHRSERYGEKLATPDTSVGDLIGDVDPIKVAEGRTLGDPETVHYGLVPRTNRGIFSVNELPDLAERIQVALLNVLEERDIQVRGYQLRLPLDLLLVASANPEDYTNRGRIITPLKDRFGAEVRTHYPLRLDDEVAMIRQEAELSWPTSNAVVPDHLFEVIARFTRHVREAPSV